GGGTATGCACCTAGAAGTGGGTTTGCTGTTTTAACTTTTGAGACAGTGGCAGGCTTCCAAAGTGGCCATTCTTAGGGCTGGTGGTTGTGGCTATGTTGTGCAAGGCCAGAGTTCACTCTCCaacaacatgtacacacatacacctcacaAAGGCAAAGTGACCCCACCAACTTGTACTCCCACCACTGAAGTCAAATAGGTAGGAAAGAGCAATTATTAGATATAGTGGCTATTTATTGATTTACGTAAAGCATTGCTTGTATTGCCTATTTGCCAAGCATGGCTTCAGTTGCTGTCTGGAGCAGAACGACCTAGAGAAATCGCTGAAACAATGGGTCATTCCCCCTTAACAACCTGCTGACTGCCACATAGGTTTCTGTAAAACCTCACTTGCTtgcctgctcccccaccccacccccaccccggtctTAGAGTATAAAACGAAAACAAACTAGCCCTGGCTGTAAGCCTTTCAGGGGCCGTCCTGGCTTCAGGCCGCGGCGGCATCTCCTCGTCCACTTTCATTGCTGTCTGAGTACTTATTCCAGAAAGATCCCCCCCACAACACCACCAATGTCGAAGGCTCCAGCTTTTCCACATGCTCTCCCACACTTACTGTTAACTTTTTATTACGGGCAGCCTTATAGGTATGAAGTGGgcttgatttgtatttccctaatgactaacaGTGTTGAGTATCTTCTCATATCCCTCAGACATTACATCTTTATTGAAGAAATGCATGTTCATCTTTTGTTCTTTACAGTTCAATTGACTCTTACTATTGGGTCATAAGAGTGTGTTGGATATTCTAGACACAAGGCCTTTACCAGACGTAAGACTTGCAGAGACTTTTCTCTCATCCTGTTTGTGTCTTGTGTCCCCagtcttgatggtttcctttgaaACAGAAGTTTTTGGTGGAATCCAGTTTATCCTTGAGTGGCTCTTCTTGTTCGCCAGTGTGACTACATCacagggcacatctgtgaggggttTTCCTTGACTGGAtgatttgaggtaggaagaccaccctaaatctgggccactgggcctggagagatggctcagtgattaagagtactggctgctcttccagaggacccaggttcaattcccagcacccacatggcagctcacaattgtctgtgactccagttccaggggatctaacaccctcacacaaacatacacgcaggccaaaaaaaaaaaaaaaatctgggccacaccttctcgtggcagcctatgtaaaggacataaaagaaaaaaagcctttgCTTTTGGCCTCTTCACCCTCATTCTCACTGGCCAGTTCACATATCCTGCTGTTGAGGCATTCCCTCACTgctattagagcctacttcttctggATTCTGACTATTCTGACCAGCTGAGCCCTCCAGCCTTATGGACGTATTGGATTCTTGAACTTTTCATCAGGAGACAGTCTTTGTTGGGCtaactggaccacagcctgcaagCTCCAGAATGCACAGGGACCCCTGAGAGACATGGGGACATCCCTTCCTCCAGGCAGGTACCCCAGAAACTGTCCCCCTTTCTCTCATGGGAACCTCCCCCAGGAACAGGCAGAAGCAGtgtgatcatcctgcctcctgCTGAAGAAAGACTGTTTCATTTTGCCTCTTTACCCTGGGGTCATATGCAGCAGACCCCTTGTGATCAGGGCTTCCAAGCCCACAGAACCACCAAGGGTTTTATAGGCAGGTGCCAAGCACTGGGTACTGGGGTCGAGCTGTGTCTAGAAGTCATCTCAGGCCCCACCCGCCAGTGATCCTCACATGTGATACCGCATCTCTCCTCTCAGGCCAGGTATGCCCATGCATGTAAGGAGATAGGGGAAATACCTTCTATCggttctattcctctagagaaccctgacaaatATAATACTCTCactcttctttttctgtccctAAACTCAGAGAACAGTAGCCCCTGATCTCAACAACAGCCCTGTGATGCTAGATAACCCCTGTGTTTGAGCCATTTCATTTTGGAACTACTGTCACAGAAGCTTGGCCTATGCCTATATAAAGCCCCTCATCAGCAAAGGTTTGTTAGTGATCTGTTCTGTTTCTATTCTACCTTAGTCTTGAAATAAAGTTTGCTGGCTTTCTCTTGGTTTGAACTGTTTTCTTTACATTATcaattttgcttttgtctgtaGATGCTATCCCAGTGTTTGCAGGACCAGGGCAAGAATACAAATAAAGACCTAATTCATACTTGCTAAACATTTCAAAGTTATAATTCAAGATAATTAACGTGAACCAAACCTCGGCTTTCTTTGAGATGTATGTGAGTCTTCCCATCTTGAAAAAACACAGCTATTCCTAACCTGGTGTTATGAAGCTAGTTAGCTGCCACGTAAAGAATGCCTCTCGAGCAGagtatggtggcgcacgccttcagtCCCccaacttgagaggcagaagcaggcgaatctctgtgagacCAGCAGACAGCCTGGCCCACATGGCCAagcagggctatgtagtgagaccctgtcacaaaactaaacaaaaccgcCTCTGACTTTACCGCTTTACGCTCTACGGCTACATCTACAATCACGCCTTCCAGCGGTCAAGACCAACAGCACACGGCAAGCGCAGGGGAAAGACTCAGCTGCCTCTTCCAGCCTGTCCCTTGGTACTGTGCACCAGCCATGGGCACAACACCAACGCGGAGCAATTAGCAGCCTTCTCAAAGAACTGCAGCCCTGCATTGGCGACCATCCTCCCCACCCCGCCCACCCTGCCTACAGCATCACCCGGCCCGGGTCATCCGTCTGTCCCCTTCGGCTTCCGTCTCCGGCTAGCCGGGGATCTGGGGCGGAGCGATTCTGCAGGCGGGGCGAGTCTGCAGGCGGGACTAGTGTCTCTACGCCATGGCGGCCCTGCGTGCTCTGCTGCCCCGAGCTTGCAGCTCGCTGTTGTCCTCGGTCCGCTACCCAGAACTTCGGCGCTTCGCCTCGGGTGAGTGCGCACACAGGCGGGGTCCGTCACCTCACTTTGGGTGGACTCTCTCCTCGGAGCCTCCGGCTGGTTTCTTAAACCCCAGCCTCCACGCACCCTCGCTTGATCCTGGACCGTCTCTCCTGACTCCAGATCATTTGTCTGACCTCCACTTCCACAAGCATGCACTCCCAACGCTTGACTCTGAAGTACCTAGACCCTGGATTCCAGTACTTATCCCCACAACTAAACCCAGATTCCTCCCACCCTTGCTCCTCCTTCGGAGCCCCCACCTCCACTGCTCGCCTGACCCCTTACCCAATTCCATACCCCACTCTATTCTTGACCCCCTTAATCTGATCTTAGTCTCTCACCTAACAAGTCCAACCCGAGGTTAGCACCTAGAAGCCCTGTCTGTTGGGAGGGCCCTGGCTGTAATGGCAGCTTCTCAACCCTAGAACTTCAGTAAGTGCCAGGACCTCTAGCCAACTGGGAACTCCATGTGCATTTAGGTAGCTTTAAGAGACTATGAAGGTAGGTTAAGCAAGGCAGGCTGAGTATTGGGGAAGGTTTGTCTACAGTGCCTCCTGTCCAGTCCCTCTTGGTCCACTGCCCTCGCCTGAGCCTGTCCTTCACACCGTCCAATCAACGACGACCATACTGACACACCCACTTTCCTTCCCAGCCAGCCTGATAGtccctgccttctctctccttGGCCAGGACTCTCCTGCAGCCATCTGGTGTTCCAGTGTTACCAGGGATTCTTGGCCATGCCCTGAGGCTAGCTAGGGCTTCTGAACCTCAACCTGGATTGGCTGTCCAGTCCTGGCTCCACTGAATGGCAGGCATCCTACTGTTCAACAGTGCACCTTACACTTAAGTTACTTCACACAGCACTGTGTTAAGGAACAAAATACCCAGAATACAGACCCTCACTTTCAGGCCTATCTTCCTCCTCCTAAATCCGTGGCCTGCACCCCCCAAGTCTGAATTGGCTGCTCCTCCAGGTCACCTAATGGTGCTTCACATGAGCCTCTGTCCCACCAGACTTACTGCTCTAGCAAGCCCTAGGCTCTGTCCTGCTTTCACCTGGTGTCATGGTCTGGAAAGTGCTGGCATATGGGgtgtggatgagtgtgtgtggggggtgtgtgacTGTgctagggttttcttttttttttttttttgttatttttgtttgtttttttgagacaggatcttactatgtagctctccggctggcctggaactagaccaggctagcctggaactcacaaagatacacctgcatctgcctcctgagtgctaggattaaaggcgtgtgtcattgCCATCATGCCTAGGTAGATCATAGCCAGAGCTCCAGGCTGGCATGGTAAGGATGGTGCAGAGTCCCCTGTCTGTACCTGTATCAGTCAGGGTTCTGTAACAGAGCAGAACTGATCaactgaatatatattatatttgctaatgtataatatacatatatattaatggggattattagagtggcttacaggcttcAGTCTGagtagtccagcaatggctgtcctCTGACGAAAAGATCAAGGATTCAGTAGGTGTTCAGTCCAAGAGACTGGATATTTCAGCAGTCTCAATCTGGTTTTGGAGCCCAGAGAAGTCCTAGAGAGCTGAGAGTCTTCAGTGtacattggaatcccaaagaaataggCTCAAACACCAGAGAAGGAATGCCTAAGAATAGAttagattggggctggagagatggctcagtggttaagagcactgagggctcttccagaggacctgggttcaattcccagcacccacatggtggctcacaaccacctgtaatgagatctcgtGCCCTCTTCTAACAtaaaggcacacatgcaggcagaacactgtatacataataagtaaataatacatCTTTGGGGGGGAAATGAATAGATTAGATGAGCTTGCCATTGAGAATGAGGGCAAAAAGTAAAAGCTTCCTTCCATGTActtttatgtaggctgccaccagaggtgtggcccagatttagggtccAGTCTTCTTATCTCAAATGATCCAGCTAAGGAAATCCTCCACAGGTAGCTtgagctgcttgggttttagttgattccagatgtggtcaagttgacagccacGATTGGCCACCACAGTGCCTTTAATATCTTTATGATGACAATCCACTTTCGTCCTCTCACCCCAGGTGCTAACTTTCAGTACAtcatcacagaaaagaaaggaaagaatagcAGCGTGGGGCTGATTCAGTTAAACCGCCCCAAAGCACTCAACGCACTTTGCAATGGCCTGATCGAAGAGCTCAACCAAGCACTGGAGACCTTTGAGAAAGATCCTGCTGTGGGGGCCATTGTGCTCACTGGTGGGGAGAAGGCATTTGCAGGTGTGCTGGGCAGCCATGGTGGTAGAGGGTAGGGGGATGCTGTGGCCTGTGGGAAGCAGCAAAATGGACCAGTTTCTCTGTGATGGGAGGGGTGGCTTAGGATATACTAACATGTAAAGTAAGCTGTGTAGAAGAGCAGTTCTGTGTGTTGAACATTCAGGGATGTTCAGGTCCTCACTGGTCAGGTGAAATAACCAGCATAAGCCCAGTCTCCTCTGAGTGTACCTGGCATCTACTGCCTGCTACAATCCCCAACATTACCTTCCTATAACAGACAGCTTGGTGAGTTGTTGGTCCATGTATCAGCTGTTCCCACTATTGTGGGAAGTGCCCCCAGGCCCTGTGCATGGAGGTACAGGACTGAGAAGTTCTCTGATGTCTGGTCATTGGATCCTTACTTCTGTCTGCCTCAAGCTGGAGCGGACATCAAGGAAATGCAGAATCAGACATTCCAGGACTGTTACAGCAGCAAGTTCCTGAGCCACTGGGACCAGATCACCCGGGTCAAGAAGCCAGTCATTGCAGCTGTCAATGGTTATGCTGTAAGTATCAGCCACAGAGGTCTCCTGTGCAAGGTGGAAGGAACTATGCTTGTGTAAATAAAGTATAGCAAAGATCTGGGTCTTTAAAAGGCCCATGGTGTCTTTTGGTAATTGCTTTGTTTGAAGGAGGCTCATTGACTAATTCCCAGGTGTGTTAATGAGCTTTTCTGGTTCTGTTCAATTGCTACAGTGGCTATACTACACGTGTGAAGGCTGTGAGTACTTTGTCTGTGTGCACACTAAGGGTTCCTGCTTCTCTAGGCCATTGAGAAATGCAGGGCTAGTGGAAAAAAACCCGTGATTATTACACATGCTAATTATTTATTGAAACCCGCCCCTGGGGTGGTCAGCTACCCACATTCATGCCCTTGTCCTGTCTAGCTGATTTTGAGTCACTGTGTTAGGCTTTGTTATTCACCACAAAGCCAAAAGTCTTTACTGCCTAGCCCTTTGCATAAAAGTCTACAAGCCCCTGGTAAGCAACATCTCTCTTATATTTATTCTACCACTTTAATCTAGTTTTGTCCTGCTAGGTTAACATTCGCTGTTATCTGACTCTGTTTCATGGTTTTAGAAAAGTTCCTTAAGCAAATAGAGTGATTTTTCTGCCTGGGATCCTCTGGTAAAATCCACCGGcttatgaacattttttttttcagcttggtGGGGGCTGTGAACTTGCCATGATGTGTGATATCATCTATGCTGGTGAGAAAGCCCAGTTTGGACAGCCAGAAATCCTGCTGGGGACCATCCCAGGTGAGACTGTGTCAGCTGTAACAAAGCAAGCCTGAGTCTCAGCACCATGGCTTGCATCCAAACACAGGCCCCAGATGGACAGCTCTTGACTGTTCGGTTTTCTCTCTGCCAACTAGAACCTGAAAGAACAGATGAAGCTCAGCACAGTCTGTGAGCTTCAGGCCATGTCCAGCTCTTATGAATATACAGATCCTGAATCTGACAATGCCACACGTAGTGGGCACTGGCTTTTAGCCACAGCGGTTCTCTCCTGCTCATGATTCATATACCCTTAAGAGTTTTGTACACCCAAAGCTTGGGAGAAAGATGAGTAGCCATGGGCTTGCACCAAAAACTCTGTCCCATATGACTCTGGCTCTGTACACTCCTATGTCGTGGCCTTCCTGAGTTCAGCACATCAGACTGTGGAATTCTCACTCCCCACTGCCTGGGAAAGCTCTGAGATGTTGAGAAAGCAATCccattgctgggggtgggggggcagagagGGCCACCTGCTAGACCTGGCAGGAGAAGGTGAACACTCAAAGAGAAAAGACTTGAGCCCTCAGGAAAGAGACTGCACTCAGAGAGGAGGCCTCCACTGCTCTCTGGGTTTAACCAGGCTTGTTCTGAGATCCTGGACAGTGGGTTCAATATCATTATTCAGGTCTGTAGAGAAGATGACTGATGCTGGGATTTGGTCCAGCATATGCTTTCAGGGAGACCTAGACCTTCTAGGATGGTGGGGAAAGAGCCAAtctaatttttatgtcttcctttttaatgctgagaaggaacccagggccttgtgcatgctaaaccTGTCACTGGGCTGCATCCCAGACCTGAGTTTCTTCTCAATGTCACTTGACAAAGAGCCACTAAGACCACAAATCTCTCCCTGTAGGTGCAGGGGGCACTCAGAGACTTACTCGTGCGGTTGGCAAGTCACTAGCAATGGAGATGGTCCTCACTGGTGACCGCATTTCAGCCCAGGATGCCAAGCAAGCAGGTGGTGTCTCATGTTGTGAGCTGGGGGGAGACTTGGACTGTATTTGGTGTCCCCATGGGTAACTGGCCTTAGAGCCCTAAGGTTCTGGCATTGGGTTTTATATCTTGAAATATATTATGCACAAGAGagtggcaacatatgtttaagtTAGAAATAATAACATCACTTCCTgatgggcgatggtggcacatgcctttaatcccagcacttgggaggcaaaggctggtgaatctctgtgagttccaggacaggctctaaagctaaagagaaaccctgtcttaaaaaaaccaaaaagaaaacaaaacaaaacatctcttCCCACTGCCCTTTGAAGGCCCTTAAAGGCCAGCCCTTTCCCTGCCTTGGCAGTGACCATAAACCTCAGGTTCTCTGTGCCATTTGATCCTGTAGAGAGCATGGCCTATGTAACTTAGAGTTTAGGGACTGCAACCTAGCAGTGGAGAGCACAGAGTCACCCACTATTGGGGATAGAGCCCCAGAGGACTTGCCTTTTGGTGTCATTGGGTTCTAGAGGAAGTGGACGATGCTATTCCTGCATGCTATTCATACTTTTCTTATTTTAGGTCTTGTAAGCAAGATTTTTCCTGTTGAAACACTGGTTGAAGAGGCCATCCAATGTGCAGAAAAAATTGCCAGCAATTCCAAAATTATAGTAGCCATGGCGAAAGAATCTGTGAATGCAGGTAGGGGTctgctgggaaaagaaaatgggaagagtCCACAGGACTGCATAGATGAAGTTGTGAGGTTCCAGATTACCCCACCTTGTCCCAGGCAGCAATGGGAAAGTTCTCGGAATTGTAGTTTGCCATAGTGTTCCAGGTTTTGGTCACTCAAATGTCTGTCAAGATACTCTGAGTATCTCTTTATACCAAGACCCAAGACTGGGCCAGGCCTAGGACATAATGGTGATGCAGTGTCAGGCAAGACCAAGAATGGAGCCACAGCCCCTGAAGTCACTGGTCTGTGGTTCAAGGGAAAGTGTCTCCGAGGACCTGGAGCCCATGCTCTGGTTATGCAAATGGGCCGTAGCCTGGTGTCTGCAGTGGCACAGCTCGTGAGAAGCATCTTCGTCAGCTCTCAGCTCATTCCTCAGAGCTGCCtcatccttttcctccttcttctctttaaacatactcatttatttcttcatttcacattttaatttattgaggGGTTAtcccatggtgcacatgtggaggtcagggaataatttgaggagtcagttgtctccttcaccatatgggttccagagattgaatTCCAGTTGTTTTTAGGCTTGGCAATGAgggcctttatccactgagccatctggctgagCCCTTTGCTTGGATTGTGAGGCAAGGTCTTACTCTATCACtgaagctgtcctcaaactctggATCCACCTCCCTCAGTTGCTAGGATTGGacgcatgtatcaccacaccaaGCTTGGagtcttgtagctagagttttcctgccttgcccacagtcagcacaaatctttgtcacccgccagtcccacagccactcagacccaaccaagtaaacacagagacttatattgcatacaaactgtatggccgtggcaggcttcttgctaactgttcctatagcttaaattaatccatttccataaatctataccttgccatgtggctcgtggcttacacaTGCTGCTTgtgatggcggcggcggctggcagtgactccttccgccttcctgttctttcttttctcctctctgttagtcctgcctatacttcctgtctagccactggccaatcagtgttttatttactgaccaatcagagcaatttgacatacagaccatcccacagcagtcttttttaaaaaaatacatttagttatttattaacatgtgtgtgaatttatatacatgtgt
The sequence above is drawn from the Peromyscus leucopus breed LL Stock chromosome 1, UCI_PerLeu_2.1, whole genome shotgun sequence genome and encodes:
- the Echs1 gene encoding enoyl-CoA hydratase, mitochondrial; its protein translation is MAALRALLPRACSSLLSSVRYPELRRFASGANFQYIITEKKGKNSSVGLIQLNRPKALNALCNGLIEELNQALETFEKDPAVGAIVLTGGEKAFAAGADIKEMQNQTFQDCYSSKFLSHWDQITRVKKPVIAAVNGYALGGGCELAMMCDIIYAGEKAQFGQPEILLGTIPGAGGTQRLTRAVGKSLAMEMVLTGDRISAQDAKQAGLVSKIFPVETLVEEAIQCAEKIASNSKIIVAMAKESVNAAFEMTLTEGNKLEKKLFYSTFATNDRREGMAAFVEKRKANFKDH